One Rosa chinensis cultivar Old Blush chromosome 5, RchiOBHm-V2, whole genome shotgun sequence genomic region harbors:
- the LOC112201959 gene encoding pentatricopeptide repeat-containing protein ELI1, chloroplastic yields MLHRSLSWAKTISNLVNQGQNCQAVALFRRVLENGFEVTGFLLSATLRACGRVAAIKEGKQLHGMAIKHGFNRETILMTSLLDLYCKCNEIKDARDMFDEMPKRDVIATNCMISGLCWSHLTMEAIELFNNMLERDVGSWNSLISGLGHNSEGRTGLAFFEKMRLEGADVDVMTVVSVLSICSDLAALRNGRQVHCLVMKYGFELYLSVGNAVIDMYAKCGCMEDAFVCFRNMPLKNVVSWTALIVGFGKQGLGIEALKAFDAMEIEGVRPNRITFLGALYACSHAGLVQEAWRIFNMMVNKYSITPMMAHYTCMVDLLARSGCFNEAYSFIERMPIKPDPKLLTAFLSSCCSHKNLELGKTVGQKLLESQPEEAGAYMLLSNFYGLVGDLQGVAKVRRLMLDRGIRKEKASTWIEINKTVHSFQSGDRSHPLSKDIYNYLQHLFRKLKINGYVPNTSMVMQNVDEQTKEEIVLSHSEKLAIGLGLISTPPGTRIVIVKNLRVCADCHVVTGLISKTEGREIVARDSSRFHHFKDGLCSCGNHW; encoded by the coding sequence ATGCTGCATAGAAGTTTATCATGGGCCAAGACGATCAGTAATCTTGTAAAccaagggcaaaattgtcaagCAGTAGCTCTGTTTCGCCGAGTGCTGGAAAATGGGTTTGAAGTAACAGGGTTTCTTCTCTCAGCAACTTTGCGAGCTTGTGGAAGAGTTGCTGCAATAAAAGAAGGCAAGCAGCTTCATGGCATGGCGATCAAACATGGGTTCAATCGGGAGACGATTCTAATGACGTCTCTTCTTGACTTGTACTGTAAATGCAATGAGATCAAAGACGCCCGCGATATGTTTGACGAAATGCCTAAGAGAGATGTGATTGCTACTAATTGCATGATTTCTGGGTTGTGTTGGTCTCACTTAACAATGGAAGCGATTGAATTGTTTAATAACATGTTGGAAAGAGACGTTGGGTCTTGGAATTCGCTGATTTCGGGTCTTGGGCATAACTCGGAAGGAAGGACCGGGTTGGCTTTCTTTGAGAAAATGAGATTGGAGGGAGCTGATGTTGATGTTATGACCGTGGTAAGTGTTCTTTCAATTTGTTCTGATCTTGCAGCGTTGCGTAACGGTAGACAAGTACATTGTTTAGTGATGAAGTATGGATTCGAGTTGTATTTGTCGGTTGGGAATGCTGTTATTGACATGTATGCTAAATGTGGGTGCATGGAAGATGCTTTTGTATGTTTCAGGAACATGCCTTTGAAGAATGTAGTTTCATGGACTGCTTTGATTGTGGGTTTTGGGAAACAAGGCCTGGGAATAGAAGCTTTGAAGGCGTTTGATGCAATGGAAATAGAAGGTGTTCGACCAAACAGAATCACATTCTTGGGTGCCTTGTATGCGTGTAGTCATGCAGGTTTAGTACAAGAAGCATGGAGGATTTTCAACATGATGGTGAATAAGTATTCAATAACACCAATGATGGCGCACTATACATGCATGGTGGATCTCCTAGCACGATCAGGGTGTTTCAACGAGGCCTATAGCTTCATCGAGAGGATGCCTATAAAGCCAGACCCAAAGCTTCTCACAGCATTTCTGAGCTCATGTTGCTCTCACAAGAATTTAGAGCTAGGAAAGACTGTTGGGCAGAAATTGCTTGAATCACAACCTGAAGAAGCAGGAGCCTATATGTTGCTATCCAACTTCTATGGGCTTGTCGGAGACTTGCAAGGTGTGGCAAAAGTGAGAAGACTGATGCTAGATAGAGGAATAAGGAAAGAAAAGGCAAGCACTTGGATTGAGATTAACAAAACAGTTCACAGTTTTCAATCAGGAGACAGATCCCATCCCCTAAGTAAAGACATCTACAACTACTTGCAACATCTTTTTCGGAAGTTGAAAATTAACGGGTACGTTCCAAACACAAGCATGGTAATGCAAAATGTGGATGAACAGACAAAGGAGGAGATAGTTCTCAGTCATAGCGAGAAACTGGCAATTGGACTAGGCCTAATCAGCACACCTCCAGGTACCCGTATCGTTATAGTTAAGAACCTGAGAGTGTGCGCAGACTGTCATGTGGTAACTGGCTTAATTTCAAAGACTGAAGGGAGGGAGATTGTTGCAAGGGATTCGAGTcgattccatcatttcaaagATGGACTATGTTCTTGTGGAAATCATTGGTGA
- the LOC112166335 gene encoding F-box/kelch-repeat protein At3g06240, producing MADQKKQMRLPNLPTEVIREILGWLPVKSLCRFRCVSNTWLSLISESHFVNSHFNKAFEHEHVFYQRRRVLIRDAWLCRLFSINLDECLNHTNIDDVGDDVLVVPTQLKRRRFTKFVFSCNGLLLLKSYYVFYLLNPATKETKIVPNPPELYMWSNELYGFGFDLSSLDYKVVQGEFFEFDLGFSVYSLKTGSWRAIEKRYPYESLQSGMQGRLLNGSIHWLVCRNYNDVPSMVLLSFVLADEEVQEIPLPPDFLVDFNIEDETYFLDVFQECLCVGKNDAFEFWVMKEYGAMKSWTKISISFPCTEGLHSGFMKKNHHLLLDLHQHRLVMYNFDDGSSRNLSVGKSSNVDFVGCYLESLVSPNHYHMTVGEH from the coding sequence ATGGCGGACCAAAAGAAACAGATGCGACTCCCAAACCTCCCCACGGAGGTCATACGCGAGATTCTTGGGTGGCTTCCAGTGAAATCCCTATGCCGATTCAGGTGTGTATCAAACACATGGCTCTCTCTAATCTCTGAATCCCACTTCGTGAATTCCCACTTCAACAAAGCCTTTGAGCATGAACATGTCTTCTACCAAAGACGAAGAGTCCTAATTAGAGATGCTTGGCTATGCCGCCTTTTCAGTATCAACCTTGATGAGTGTCTCAATCACACAAATATTGACGATGTTGGTGATGATGTTTTAGTTGTACCCACTCAACTCAAGCGTCGTAGATTTACTAAGTTCGTGTTTTCCTGCAatgggttgttgttgttgaagtcGTATTATGTGTTTTATTTGTTAAACCCTGCAACCAAGGAAACCAAGATAGTACCAAACCCACCAGAGCTATATATGTGGTCTAATGAGCTGTATGGGTTTGGATTTGATCTGTCCAGTCTAGATTACAAGGTGGTTCAGGGCGAGTTCTTTGAATTTGATCTTGGGTTTAGTGTTTATTCATTGAAAACCGGGTCTTGGCGAGCGATTGAGAAGCGATATCCCTATGAAAGTTTACAGTCTGGTATGCAGGGGAGACTGCTGAATGGGAGTATTCACTGGTTGGTTTGTAGAAACTACAATGATGTGCCATCCATGGTTCTCTTGTCTTTCGTTTTAGCAGACGAGGAAGTGCAAGAGATTCCACTACCGCCTGATTTCCTTGTTGATTTCAACATTGAAGATGAAACGTATTTTCTCGACGTGTTCCAGGAATGCCTGTGTGTGGGAAAGAATGATgcttttgagttttgggtcatGAAGGAATACGGAGCGATGAAATCTTGGACTAAAATAAGCATCTCCTTCCCATGTACTGAAGGGCTACATTCTGGTTTCATGAAGAAAAATCATCATCTGTTGCTGGATTTGCACCAACACCGTCTGGTCATGTACAATTTTGATGATGGAAGCTCTCGAAATCTTTCAGTTGGGAAAAGTTCCAATGTTGATTTTGTTGGGTGCTACTTGGAGAGCCTTGTTTCTCCTAATCACTACCATATGACTGTTGGAGAACATTAA
- the LOC112201960 gene encoding protein LURP-one-related 7: protein MDNSVLTNPTNTEIPVDLFVSKKHPGLPRGDLGFLDSAGNVVFKVTHQSLKSSSNKRVLLDAAGNPLLTLCLSNSGCWLGYKGGQAEENQFIFRVQRTKNKLTRIELEVFIGGEISTEATCDFKVKGFPFQKSCSIYSGNDIVAQTSLMYKLHQPFPKRGKFRLTIFPGSVDHALVAALIVIFLD, encoded by the exons ATGGACAATTCAGTTCTTACAAATCCCACAAATACTGAAATTCCGGTCGATCTCTTTGTCTCCAAGAAACATCCAGGCCTGCCACGTGGCGACTTGGGTTTCCTAGATTCCGCTGGTAACGTAGTTTTCAAGGTCACCCATCAATCTCTGAAGTCATCATCCAATAAGCGCGTGTTGCTTGATGCCGCTGGAAATCCTCTGCTTACTTTGTGCCTCAGTAAT AGTGGATGTTGGCTAGGATATAAGGGCGGTCAAGCTGAGGAGAATCAGTTCATATTTAGAGTGCAGAGAACGAAAAACAAACTTACTCGAATTGAGCTGGAGGTGTTTATTGGTGGTGAGATTTCAACAGAGGCAACCTGTGATTTTAAAGTGAAAGGGTTCCCGTTCCAAAAATCATGCAGCATCTATAGCGGCAATGACATAGTTGCTCAG ACTAGTCTTATGTACAAATTGCACCAGCCTTTTCCCAAGAGGGGAAAATTTCGATTGACCATCTTTCCTGGATCTGTCGATCATGCATTGGTTGCAGCCTTAATTGTAATATTTCTTGATTGA